DNA from Hippoglossus hippoglossus isolate fHipHip1 chromosome 1, fHipHip1.pri, whole genome shotgun sequence:
ttcatgtcaAATTCTACTTTTAAGACCTTCATTGATTtagtttatattgtttttttcatttgtattaaaGTTATAATCTGCATCcctttgtttcctgtgtgacaAGGAATTAACACGTGAAAAAACAGGCCCTGTTGTATTACTCTATCATTGGAGAACTATACGGCTGCAGCCAACAATCGGGCTATCTTCATTATCAATTTCAAAACAACtattaaatctataaaaaatagaaaagtagacaatattcaaatttgaGAAGCTGGCACCCATGAATGTTTTACTTAAGCCAAATTGAATAGAGTGGAAGCTTCAAGTCTCCTGATTCTATCTGTGGAAAACATTTTAGGATCCAGATTTCAGTGCGATATCTGTTGACAAAGAGCTGGTTCAGTGGTTATGTCTCCAAACTGTTCTCCCACTCAAAACATCTTTCTACAGACcttatatttccttttttatcacAAAAACTTTGCTTCAGTATCTCTTCTCTTCATTCTGACTTTTTAAAGAATGCTGTTATAGGTGTCACTTGATTGTAGTCATTAAGGGTGAGGCCTTTTCTGTTGCCTATTTCATTTTCCGGCTTGTGTACAAGATTGGATTATGCAACTTCAGAGATaagctgaataaataaaagatagCTATGATCTGTTGCATCCTTTGCATCCACAATTTGAACTGCACGTGTTTTAAACAGAAATGTCCACAAGAAATATTTTGTCCCAAGTGCAACTAAATTGTTCAACCATTAATTATCAGGGAACTGTAATTTATAATGTTACTAATGGGTCTATTGAACTGTATTTAACTGATTGAACTCCGAGCTCTctggatttattatttttaattgtaatatatgttgctgtttttctgtggAGCCAAAAACAACTTTCTATATCATGGACAATAAATTCTTACTTAAACTTACCTATCTGGCAGAGTTTGTACCATTTATAAGGCAACTAATCAGATAATCATTTCAGTTTATGGTCTGTTATTGATAACCAATGGGCCGGAAGCTCATAAATCTTCATTTACTTCAGTGgtttaaaacttttattgactGACATGTTAAAAGTGATTTGGGAGTAaccttttatttagtttttctgattTCAAAAACATTCCCTcacaatagaaataaataaaatagtgatgatacatacacacatatatacatatatcacATACCCACATTTATATAtcatacatgcatacataaacacacatacaaattaaaaaataaaaaaggaaaatcaacaAAGGCAAACATGTCATATTTACAGTGAGGCTTTTACTGAAATAGaaattgaaagtaaaaaaaagttaaatggcCCCAACATCAGCTTTTATCCTGTTTGTGCTGATTAAAACCCAGTGGAACTACATTTCCCGTCAGGCACCCGTGACGCCAACGGCGACCGACGCTCGGCCAATCAAACCGCGGAGTTCTCCCCTCTCGGTCCCTGATTGGCCAGTTTCGCACCGAACTTCCCACGATGCTTTGCTCCGCCGGTTCGGAATTCAAATCTCGCGGACCAATCAGAGGGCGCCGCAACGAGCGAGGCAGCATTTTAAACTTGTCGCGGAGCCTGTTGTCAAAAGGACGGGACGAGGAGACGCCGCAGCCACCGAGGGACGAGCCCTGCGATCACTTTCACCTCCAAACTCAGGTTTTTAACCAATATTCGCCACATGTTCGATGCCGAGGCCGCTGTTTGAGTAACGTCCGCGTTTGAGGCTCGTTGACGgggttttttatttgaattcagCGGCCGCACGGGAGCTAACTAGCTTCCAGGACTGAACCCACACCGATTCGAGCGGTTATCGACATTTAAACCGCTGTAGAGTTTTATTATTAAACTTTGCTTTTAAAGACACGGAAGAGAAGTTTAGTCCAAAATGAGCGCAGGTGTAGCGAAGCCGGCGATCCCGTCGGCGCACGTCGACCCTAAATCGGCTCCTCTGAAAGAGATCCCCGATGTCCTGGTGGACCCTCGCACCATGAGGAGGTACACGCGGGGCCGCTTCCTCGGCAAAGGGGGCTTCGCCAAATGCTACGAAATCACGGACATGGAGACCAAGCAGGTCTTCGCCGGGAAGATCGTGCCCAAGTCCCTGATCCTGAAGCCGCACCAGCGGGAGAAGATGACCTCGGAGATCGCCATTCACAAGAGCCTCGACCACTCGAACATCGTGGGCTTCCACGGCTTCTTCGAGAACGAGGACTTCGTGTTCGTGGTGCTGGAGATCTGCCGGAGAAGGGTGAGTGTCTGTGGGGCTGAGGGGGCTCCTCCTCTCGGCGGTGCACACCCTGCTCCAACCGTTGTCACCCGGGTGTCTTCCGTTGTCCTCCCTGCTCCAGTGGAGGCAGCGGAAGTCCTGGGAAAGGCAACGACAAAATGAATCTgggatgtttttaaatcatgcaTGGGCCTTTTTAAGTTGACTTTTAGagacaattatttattattatcgaCCTTTTCCCCTTTTTCATACTGACCCAATCATCTATTTTGAATTTATTGTCCAGGCCTTTCACCATAATGCTTTTAAATCAGAGTATTTCACCATAAAccccttttttattattgtcagtGGCTTTTATGGGtatagttcaccccaaaatgaaaatctactcaccactatgtcgatggagctgtgggtgaagtgtccactaaacacttctggagtctccAAAActattgaagtaaatggtgaccgtTACAaacaagccctgacattcaaattccactCAAACCAAGTCAtgcaccatgtttttagcccaATTGACGCTGATCCATGTGCGAACGCGGCTCCGGAGGTGGATGACAGGtcatttaggttaaaaacacggtgtaaatgacttCGTTTCGAATCGAATTTGAATctcggggcttacggacacttgggtGACCCCACACACTTAAcccaaccctccatcggcataatggtgagtggataatgagtgaatttaatgtttttgggtgaactatcccttttaaaaTCAAAGTGTTTCCTCACACTTTCCTCCATTGCCTTGATGATTTTCCAGCTAATCCTAATTTCCTTTTTCCACATCAGTCCTTGTTGGAGCTGCACAAGCGCCGTAAGGCCGTGACCGAGCCGGAAGTTCGCTACTACATGACGCAGATGCTCAAAGGCGTCCACTACCTGCACAACAACCGAGTGATCCACAGAGACCTGAAACTGGGCAACATCTTCCTCAACGATGACATGGAGGTCAAGATAGGTACGTTTCGCTGTTCGATCTGCCCACGTTGAAACTTGGCTGCCTTTCTGGGATTAATTAGGGGGTACGGTGACAAGTGATAAATACCAGAGACAACAACACTCACAATCATACCCAGGAACATACCTGAGCTGAGTAATAAACAATAGGACACGCCCAGCCTTCACAATCGACATTTACTACTTCCTGGATGAGTAGTTTCCACAGACTGGTGAAGAAATGCATTAAACGCACACATGTACGATGTCAATGGGGGAAAAACATGAGTGTCTCCTGGAAACACAGAAACTAAACCACTGCTTCTGTCTTTCCTCTCCAGGGGACTTTGGCCTGGCCACTAAGATCGAGTTCGATGGCGAGAGGAAGAAGACGTTGTGCGGAACGCCCAACTACATCGCCCCAGAAGTGCTTTGTAAGAAGGGCCACAGCTATGAAGTGGACATCTGGTCGCTTGGATGTATATTGTAcgtctgaaaataaaatcaccCCCAGGGTCAGCAGCACCTCTCGTCGTGGTTCAGTCCATTCAACCTCcccctctgtgtcttctctcaGGTACACTTTGTTGGTGGGTAAACCCCCATTCGAGACGTCCTGTCTGAAGGAGACCTACAACCGCATCAAGAAAAACAACTACACCATCCCCTGGGTAAGCTGGACTGATGAATGCAGTCTGTTTTCACAGTTCCATCAAAAATataatgcgtgtgtgtgtaaaaaaacctgaattctctctgcagcacatcAACCCGGCCGCGGCTGCACTCATCAAGCGGATGCTGCACGCCGATCCCACCCAGAGGCCGACCATCGCCGAGGTGATAGCCGACGAGTTCTTCACGTCCGGCTACATTCCCACACGTCTGCCCACGACGTGCCTCACTGTCCCCCCACGGTTCTCCATCGCTCCCTCCACTGCGATGGAGCTCAGCCAGAGACGCCCCCTCACGGCCATTAACAACAAGGGTAATAGTCCCAACAGCACACAGTCGATTGTGAACCCCCAAAGAACCCCCTCAGTCCACAGATTAAATATGTTGTATGAGTCAAGGTGGTTGAATCTCCTGAATAATGGGTTAATGTACGAGTATCACACTTTGGAGATCTGGgtgtttaaatagttttttctctcttcagctgGATCAGAGAAGTTGGACATGAAAGACGAGCCCATGCAAAGGTGAGAGATGTTCGTACAACAGATGAATGATGAGTATTATTCAATCTGTGAACtactgtttaaattaaaaaaattaatagtTTTCTCTCGAGCTGTGGGAGGTTTGCACAGAAACTTGAACTCCGAGCCGCACTATCCACATCCTCCTCGTTCAagaattagatttttgtttggtttcAGTCACATTGTTTCATGGTAGTTATGTTAGATTTTCTACCACACGTATGGAGCCGGTGTTTATGTAGATGATGAACGTTCTCTTTGTGTGCAGGGAGGCTGAGCCGACACCAGAGTGCCACCTGAAAgacctgctgcagcagctcaacacCATCATCGCTGCCAAACCCTCTGAGAAGCCAGTCATATGCCAAGGTGAGCGCACACGCTTCATCTTCATGTGCAAACACTTGTTACCATGATGCACATTCTATTGGTTTGTGTGATCTTTTTATTTTGCCAACCAGGATTTGTTCTATTTATGCGTTTACAGACGAGGCAGAGGATCCGGCCTGTATCCCCATCTTCTGGATCAGCAAGTGGGTCGACTACTCTGACAAATACGGATTAGGTGAGAATTGGTCTGACTTCACAGCCGTCTGCCACATGGGTTCAAAAttacaacattttctttttcattcttcaAGTCAGGTTGAACAAGCGGAGGTGTTTTGGtaattcactttattttctgaGCGCAATTCAAGCTTAAGATACAACACAAAGATTAAAccgtataaataaatacaaaaaaagcatCATATCTAATAAATAAAACCGAATCAAGACGGCAGGATTAGATGAAACTAAATACCCGTCAGGCATTAGTCATTTTATGACAAACTTTAATAAGAAAGCACTTTTTATTAACTTAAGTTGCTAAATGCTTCAAGATGagaaattgattaaaaatgacaattaaaCAAAGAAGAAATGGTAAAACATGGGATAAAAATGAAGTCACACGCAGATTAAAACAGAACATGAATAAAAGCTTTCTGATATGTCTTTTAAGAATCGTTTTAGAGATGAGAGATTTCACAAGATAAACTGTatagtttggggggggggggggttcttaaCGGCAAAGACCTGGTCACCCTGTGTCACTAACCCTGATCTAAGATTAGTTTGCTGAGCTTCGGtggagaaatgaatgaaaatccaAACGATATCTGAGTGACCATGAACAATCTTAAAACTACAGACAGAAATATTTTGTCCTTGACCCAGAAATCTGTAGATGCAACAGTTCCTTCTGCAAATTCACCACATCCCTTATCTGGATTGTTTGATCTGGATCCATGAACCGACCTGGTTTCACATGAGCATATTTCACTGTTTGCTGTAAAGAGATGCAGGTTGGACTAAAATACACACTGCAGGGAAAAATATATCATTCTCCTGTATTTGTCAGGTTAAGAAACATTGATATGACATTAGCTGTCTGccactaaaacacaaacaaatgtagtttaaacaaaaatatcacattCAGTACAAACCTCTGTTACAAATTTCCATGACTCTTGAGCAagtcaacattttttaattaaacaataaaagataattGGCTTGTAACTTATTTTTCAAAACTTGAATATCACTTGCCAGCAGCAACAAATGTTCTGCACCGACTGGACCTCAACAGAATTTAACACATTCACGTCAGTTTGCACAAACGGCCTCTTCTCCGTTGAAGCATTAATCTGTAatgatttgaatgtgtgtttcaggCTACCAGCTCTGTGACAACAGCGTGGGCGTGCTGTTCAACGACTACACTCGTCTGATCATGTACACCGACGGAGACAGTCTGCAATACATTGACAAGACGGCGACCGAGTCCTACCTCAGCGTGCGCTCGTACCCCACGGCTCTCAACAAGAAGGTCAGGAGCTGACACTGACGacttcaaacattttctttaagctttgtattttaaaatcacGGGTTCATGTAGCCTGAGCGACATCATAGAGATGATGCTGCAAATCACTTCAcctgtttcatttatttactctTCTCGTAGATCACATTGCTGAAATACTTCCGCAACTACATGAGCGAGCACCTGTTGAAGGCTGGCGCCAACATGGCGCGGCGGGAAGGAGACGAGCTGGCGCGGCTGCCGTATCTCTCCCTCTGGTTCCGAACGAAGAGCGCCATCGTCCTGCACCTCTCCAACGGCACCGTTCAGATCAACTTCTTCCAGGTGAGTGacgcacctcctcctcctcttataACTTATACAAGTTTTAGTTTTCTTGTAGTATTCTTCCATCCACATTCTCTCCACGATGAGAA
Protein-coding regions in this window:
- the plk1 gene encoding serine/threonine-protein kinase PLK1; its protein translation is MSAGVAKPAIPSAHVDPKSAPLKEIPDVLVDPRTMRRYTRGRFLGKGGFAKCYEITDMETKQVFAGKIVPKSLILKPHQREKMTSEIAIHKSLDHSNIVGFHGFFENEDFVFVVLEICRRRSLLELHKRRKAVTEPEVRYYMTQMLKGVHYLHNNRVIHRDLKLGNIFLNDDMEVKIGDFGLATKIEFDGERKKTLCGTPNYIAPEVLCKKGHSYEVDIWSLGCILYTLLVGKPPFETSCLKETYNRIKKNNYTIPWHINPAAAALIKRMLHADPTQRPTIAEVIADEFFTSGYIPTRLPTTCLTVPPRFSIAPSTAMELSQRRPLTAINNKAGSEKLDMKDEPMQREAEPTPECHLKDLLQQLNTIIAAKPSEKPVICQDEAEDPACIPIFWISKWVDYSDKYGLGYQLCDNSVGVLFNDYTRLIMYTDGDSLQYIDKTATESYLSVRSYPTALNKKITLLKYFRNYMSEHLLKAGANMARREGDELARLPYLSLWFRTKSAIVLHLSNGTVQINFFQDHTKLILCPLMGAVTYIDEKREFHTFKLSLLEEFGCCKELASRIRYAKLMVEKLRESKPPTAAQ